CTGAAGATCGGCTGGGCGTTTGCCTGGCGCACGCTGATCGCGGCGGAGCTGGTGTTCGGAGCGTCGTCGGGCAAGGGCGGGCTGGGCTGGTACATCTTCCAGAACCGCAACGAGCTTTACACCGACCGCGTCTTCGCGGGACTGGCCACGGTGATCCTGATCGGCCTGGCGGTGGAAGGGCTGGTGTTCACCACGCTGGAGCGCCTGACCGTGCGCCGCTGGGGGCTGCAGCACTGAGCTGCACCGTGCGGCATGCGGCGCGACTTGTCGATGTCATGGACCCGGCGTATCGTGCGGGGTCATGACGACGATCCATCATGCCGCCGCCCAGGGTTTCTCGACCCAGGCCGATACCTACGCCCGCGGGCGTCCCGATTATCCCGCCGAACTCGGCACCTGGCTGCGCGACACGCTGGGCCTGGCCACCGGCAAGACCGCGGTGGACCTGGGCGCCGGCACGGGCAAGTTCACGCGACTGCTGCTGCCCACCGGCGCCAGCGTGATTGCCGTGGAGCCTGTGGACGCCATGCGCGCCCAGCTATCGGGCAAGCTGCCGGACGTACGGGCCGTGCAGGGCAGCGCCGAGTCGATGCCGCTGCCCGACGCCAGCGTCGACGCCGTGGTCTGCGCCCAGGCCTTTCACTGGTTTGCCAATCCCGCCGCGATGCAGGAAATCGGCCGTGTGCTGAAGCCGGGCGGCCGCCTTGGCCTGATCTGGAATGTGCGCGACGAATCGGTGGGCTGGGTGGCCAGGCTGACCGAGATCATGACGCCCTACGAGGGCGATGCGCCGCGCTTCTACAAGGGCGACTGGAAGAAGGTCTTTCCGGCCGATGGCTTCGGGCCGCTCGGCCTGACGCGCTTCCCGTACACGCATACCGGCGCGCCGGAGCAGGTGATCGTCGACCGCGTGATGTCGGTCAGCTTCATCGCCTCGCTGCCGCAGCCCGAGCAGGACGCCGTGCGTGCGCGCCTGCACGCGGTGATCGATGGCGATCCGGCACTGCGGGGCCACGATGAGGTGTCGTTCCCCTACAGCACCGAAGCCTATTGCTGCGAACGTCATTAATCAGGTTGCCGGGGCCAGCTGGTCGCGATAGCGCGCGGCCAGCAGCTGGCTCAGGCCCAGTGCCAGCACGGCGCTGAGCGCTGCAAACAGGTAGACGGCCGGATAGTCGCCCTGGCCGGCGATAAAGCCGGCCACCGGGCCGGTCAGGCCCAGCGCGAAGTCGAGGAACAGTGCATAGGCGCCCAGCGCCGAGCCGCGATTGGTAGCCGGCACGCGCTTGACCGCTTCCATCCCCAGCGCCGGAAACACCAGCGAAAAGCCGAAGCCGACCACGGCGGCACCCGCCAGCGCCTGCCACGGCGCGTGGGCCATCCAGATGATGCCCAGGCCGGCGGCTTCCACGGCAAACGACACCAGCGCCACCGCATAGCCGCCAAAACGGGAGATGGCATCGGCCATCACCAGGCGCGTCAGCACAAAGCACGTGCCCAGCGCGGTCAGCGCCAGCGCCGCGTGATCCCAGCCCTTGCTGTGGTAGTAGAGCGTGATGAACGCCGTGATCACGCCGAAGCCGACGGAACCCAGCGCCAGGCACAGGCCGAACGGCGTCATGGCGCGGAACACGCGGCGAAAGGGCAGGCGGTCGCCCTTGAGCACCGGCACCGGGGGGCGGCGACGCGCCAGCAGCAGCGCCGCGCCGGCAAT
This region of Cupriavidus sp. EM10 genomic DNA includes:
- a CDS encoding class I SAM-dependent methyltransferase — encoded protein: MTTIHHAAAQGFSTQADTYARGRPDYPAELGTWLRDTLGLATGKTAVDLGAGTGKFTRLLLPTGASVIAVEPVDAMRAQLSGKLPDVRAVQGSAESMPLPDASVDAVVCAQAFHWFANPAAMQEIGRVLKPGGRLGLIWNVRDESVGWVARLTEIMTPYEGDAPRFYKGDWKKVFPADGFGPLGLTRFPYTHTGAPEQVIVDRVMSVSFIASLPQPEQDAVRARLHAVIDGDPALRGHDEVSFPYSTEAYCCERH